The following are encoded together in the Cervus elaphus chromosome 23, mCerEla1.1, whole genome shotgun sequence genome:
- the TCFL5 gene encoding transcription factor-like 5 protein isoform X4, with the protein MSGPGPREPPQAGGPAGPEGADATLGEAGLSFTTTDLSLVEMTEIEYTQLQHILYSHMEAAAADGELETRLNSAFLAAAAPGATAGSFAAAGGAAAAAAGGAPPVYPVLCPPALADGGFAGANQCLGHIDFQELRMMLLSEAGAAPAAEKTPGADGPGPGAPRPKAPDGAGKENAEGAPEARAKSAVRVRLEDRFNSIPAETPPAPRGAEPPEPGVALNKVLVTHVLYLKLPSIRILDCQEHFLSAISKKLNPLSRLWVVETKLCLSRFGLK; encoded by the exons ATGTCGGGCCCCGGGCCGCGGGAGCCGCCGCAGGCGGGCGGGCCGGCGGGCCCCGAGGGCGCGGACGCTACGCTGGGCGAGGCGGGGCTGAGCTTCACGACCACCGACCTGAGCCTGGTGGAGATGACGGAGATCGAGTACACGCAACTGCAGCACATTCTCTACTCGCACAtggaggcggcggcggccgaCGGCGAGCTCGAGACGCGCCTCAACTCGGCCTTcctggcggcggcggcgcccgGCGCGACGGCGGGAAGCTTCGCGGCGGCGGGGGgcgcggcagcggcggcggcggggggcgcGCCGCCCGTGTACCCGGTGCTGTGCCCGCCCGCGCTGGCCGACGGCGGCTTCGCAGGCGCCAACCAGTGCCTGGGCCACATCGACTTCCAGGAGCTGCGCATGATGCTGCTGAGCGAGGCGGGCGCGGCTCCCGCCGCCGAGAAGACTCCGGGCGCCGACGGCCCGGGCCCGGGCGCACCCCGGCCCAAGGCGCCCGACGGCGCCGGCAAGGAGAACGCGGAGGGCGCGCCCGAGGCGCGGGCCAAGTCGGCGGTGCGCGTCCGCCTGGAGGACCGCTTCAACAGCATCCCTGCCGAGACCCCGCCCGCCCCGCGTGGCGCGGAGCCCCCGGAGCCCGGCGTGGCGCTCAACAA AGTTCTAGTAACTCATGTTCTATACTTGAAACTGCCAAGCATCAGGATATTGGATTGCCAAGAGCATTTTCTTTCTGCTATCAGCAAGAAATTGAATCCACTAAGCAGACTTTGGGTAGTAGAAACAAAGCTTTGCCTGAGCAGGTTTGGATTAAAGTAG